The genomic DNA tcggcctaGTTGACGAGCAAAAACTGCAGCTTCGTTTGAACTCGTCCTAGCTTGAGGTGGCTCGTTAAGCTCTTAAGCCAGGCAATAATCGTCAGCTCAAGATCCCAAAATCGAAAGGAAACCAACACGAATCATGATGGCAACCCATTTGCGGGAGGTAGTGACAATATTTAGAGATTGTTAGCAAATTAAACTGAATCCAGTTAATCACCGGGAACAACAAACAAGaactcaaaagaaaaacaaagaaacCCGATTTTGTCTGGGGAAAAGCAAGATTATCCCAGTATAGGGTCGCTCTATCCTGTTCAAATCACTGATCCCCACTTCAAATTGCGAAGAACAACGATCCAACGAGAAGAGAGACCCGGAGCAGAAGCATACAGGATGAGAGCATGGAGAAAGACCGGCGTAGCAGCGAGCGGTGAGCcggtgacgacggcggcggcgtgtcgaGCGAACGGATGCAGGCGTCAGCTCGAGTCCGCAACGCCGCGAGCGCGACAACAGGGGAGGTGGAGGGAGGAGTCGCGGAGGCGGTCAGGTGCGTGAGGGCGCGCGCTCGCCTCCGTTGATGGGTCTGCTGCGGCGCAGAGTAATATATCGTGAAGCGGTGCAGTGATCACTGATTTCAGGCGAGACAGAGGGTCTTGGAGAATAAGATCCTGTTTGGTTCCAATAAGTTATCTAACTTATTAAGTCAGTGACTTATTTATtaaagagttaaatacaccagcggccctcgaacttgtccccaGGTGCcatttaggtccacgaactcgcaaaatcgaaatcttgcaccttgaacttgttaagttgtgccacttaggtccataccccttgatatggcgccacgtggcatgaatatatgcagaAAACTCCTCCAAAGTTGCTATCTTCTACATTCACCCCCTTCCCCTCCCATtctatctctttctctccccccacgcctcccctgcttcctccgccagtgcgccgccgccttggagctcgcggccgccgccgccgccgcccccttgtAGCTCGTGACTGCCGCGCCTGGATCTCGCGgactccgcgctcgccgccgcccttggagCTCGCGGACTTGCTCGCCGCCACCCCTAGAGCCCGCGACTCCGCGCTCGCTGCCCCCTAGAGttcgcggcctccgcggcgTCCTCCGAGGagtgccggaggaggaggaggacgaggagcgcTGGGCTTTCATCTCCACCGGCGGTTGCACCTCCACCGCGGGCCGCACCTCCGCTGCCAGCCGTCGCACCGTGCCTCTCCGTCGCagcccccacctccgccgccggtcgtgACCCCGGTCTCGAGCTCTCCGGCGCCGAGCAGGTCCCGCAAGCCCCTGTCCTccgcgcgcggggcggccgtggcgcgcaCAGTGAACGCGGCGGCCACAGCGGGCATGGCAGGCGAGGCCGCCGCTGTTGCTGGTGCCGGGGCACGGCGAGCGGGCCGGCACGGCGGGCATGGCGGGCGTGGCGGCCACGTCGCGCATAGCGAACGCGGCGGGCATGGCCGGTGAGGCGGGCGCGGtgagcgcggcgagcgggcgggcgcggcgggcatggcggcccgcgcgtgctccggcgaggaggcggggggATGCCCAGATCCGCTCGAGCTCCGGCAAGGagtaggagggaggagggagggaggagcacCGGTGAGAGAGTGGGCTCGGGGTTCCGCCGCCGCTTGTCGTCGCTGCTCGAAGGAAGTCGtgccggaggagggaggcggaggaagccgcatcggaggagggaggacctcgcgccggccctgctcgccatcggtcctcccccgccgcccggATTTGCTCGGAGCTGCGCCGCAGGCGCCGCGAACGGGAACGAGGccgaggtggcggcgaggcgggccgaAGCCCCCGCGGGGCTCGCGGCCGCGTGCGGGTTGTGGAATAGCGCGCGCGAGGAGGGAGATGGGACAAGCTCGgtgcggcggagggaggaggaggagggagggaggagggggcggcgcgccgccgccacctccgccatgCCATGGCCTCCACCGTGACTCCTTTCCGCCGCCTGGATCCGCCCCGTCCTTGGCGCATCGCGGCATCGAGCGGAGGAGCCGAGACGGCGGGGCCGGCACACGCGCTCGGTGGTGGAGCCACCGGAGCagtgagggggagggggcggcagagggcgcagggaggggtaggggcggcggagggagctaggagggggagagcgcggcggagggcgcAGGGAAGGAGATGGCGCAGGGGAGGAAGCGGCGGAGGGCGCATGGAAGTGAAGATGATAAAACTTAAGGgcatttttgcatatattcatgccccttgaaggggtatggacctaagtggcacaacttaacaagttcagggtgccagatttcgattttgcgagttcgtggacctaagtggcacctggagacaagttcgagggccgctggtgtatttaactctttaTTAAACCTCTTTGCTTTGGTTGCAGTGACTTTAAGTTAGGACTTGCTGCACAAAAAAATGACTTATTTAAGTAGAGGTGCACTTGCTTATGACTTAAAAGTTCCTATTGGCAAAATAAGTAGTTTATTTCACTTTTTGGCTTATAATTAGGAAGACTTATTGAAACCAAACAGGACCTAATTGCTCTTGGTGGTATGGTATGCTAGCATGTCAATTTTGAGGTATGAATCTTTCGGCCACAAGATAGTTTGTTCAAATAATGCATACTCCATGACTCGATGGAAATGCCAGACCTCAAATGGAAATGTTTACACACTGCTACATGTCAGGTACTGTTCTCTGCAAATCAGGTAGCCAGGATCATCAAGGCGTCACCTATTTTACCTCCCCCCATTCTTCTTCCTCAGCAGATCAGCTCGGCGCTTAGCCTCTCTCTCAGCCGTCTGGACATAAAATTCAGCCCCCAGCATGTTGTTTACCTCAACATTTGATGTCACACTTGCTTCCGCTGTCTCAATTATCAGCTCAACAGTCAAAGTGAATCCTAGGGCTGAAAGTACACGCACGGCATTGGCAAGTCGGCAGATATGCTTCCTCGTTTCTAGTGGGGTGAAATTCTCTGCATCAGCACTGGATTTCTGCTGATCCTCTGTCGTTTTAGTTTTTTCACCCACCACAACATGCTGACCTACCCAGATGAATCCGTTGCAACCAAGAATCAAATCAACATCATACTGTGCGAGATTATGGAAATGCTGCTTCCTTCGTTTAACCAAGTACGGAGGTACCGTCAGCAATTGACCCCTCTCAAGCTGCAGCAATACAACACCTCAAAACGTATCAGCAACAACCAATTGTAATCTTAGGAAGCAATTGCAACATTGGAAAGACAAGAGTATAACTACATCAGTCACAGATCATAGACCTACTTAAGATATTATTAATATGAAGACAACTAGAATATATGGATGCTTAAGGAGGTACTGATACATCATACAACCCCTCAAGACATATTAGTCAAGGCCAAATGTTTGACTAGATCAAACCTAATTAAAATATTATCTACACATCAGAAATACATAAAACATTATAAACATGAGGAAAACAAGAAGGCATGGAGGCTAAGTCACATCTATGAAATATCCGCGAGCATTATTGCACCTAGTGATCTGCATGCCAACTTTTGCACTCACATTAAATGCATCTTAACTTTTACAGATGGTGCAAACTAAATTGGAGGCATTAAAATGTGTGACTGGTAATGGTTCAACGGTACACTAGCATAGGCTGTGCCATCTAAACTAGTTAGGAACTGCAAATTAAAGATAACCGCCAGAGTAGCTGAACTGGCATGTACCTTTCCATACTTTTCACTCCTTGCTTGTAGGTGCAGAGATCCATCATGTTGGAAACCacgaacttcagcctggtaatCGGTTACACAGTTCTtggtgaaaaaaaagaaattgaaaTCATGCATCAAACTATAAAACGATGGAGGTCAGAGAAGTACGTCAGAactatagtttttttttaaaaaaagaatgtCAGAActaagaaataaataaaaaacaatTTCAGCTTGTCTGCATGGCTAAGACTGAAAGGTGAGCAAAGCATAAAAATCCTTCCGAGATTGAAAAATGCATTGCTTCTAagcaaataataaaataaaggtAAAAAAGTTGAAGCATACACTAGTAGTCACAATAAGAGTAAAATACCAATATTTAAAAACGGGACACAGAATATTGGAACTGGTGTGCTCATTCAAAGTCTCTTCATGGTTCAGCC from Panicum virgatum strain AP13 chromosome 7N, P.virgatum_v5, whole genome shotgun sequence includes the following:
- the LOC120682686 gene encoding exosome complex component RRP4 homolog, whose translation is MRDLHLSLNQTQRVRLEAALHELQSLAPAAASAAAVTVADTIPVNQEDNILKGHGTSDQDGEVVATLCGVVERVNKLVYVRTLRARYKPEVGDIIVGRIIEIAPKRWRLEINFSQDAVLMLSSMNLPDGIQRRRTAVDELNMRSIFEENDVICAEVRGFQHDGSLHLQARSEKYGKLERGQLLTVPPYLVKRRKQHFHNLAQYDVDLILGCNGFIWVGQHVVVGEKTKTTEDQQKSSADAENFTPLETRKHICRLANAVRVLSALGFTLTVELIIETAEASVTSNVEVNNMLGAEFYVQTAEREAKRRADLLRKKNGGR